One window of the Carnobacterium viridans genome contains the following:
- a CDS encoding AsnC family protein: MATISVKKLSEELGISKQAVHKRIEQLPDRFQPKKVDGIYELTAETADAIRKNKKASTTVNQPSVDAVDALKMQINELKEEKKRLYGQLDQFQLLLDQQQQLTLQSNQQIQQLQLSITSQSEENTSQKDSYVFNADTEKETEPTQAKKGFFSRLFNKEE; the protein is encoded by the coding sequence ATGGCAACTATTTCAGTGAAAAAATTATCTGAAGAGCTCGGTATATCCAAACAAGCCGTTCATAAAAGAATTGAACAATTACCTGACCGATTTCAACCTAAAAAGGTTGACGGGATTTACGAGTTGACCGCTGAAACAGCTGATGCGATAAGGAAAAACAAAAAGGCGTCAACCACCGTCAATCAACCTTCAGTTGACGCGGTTGACGCGCTAAAAATGCAAATAAATGAATTAAAAGAAGAAAAAAAAAGACTCTACGGACAACTTGACCAGTTTCAACTTTTACTGGACCAACAGCAACAATTAACTCTACAATCAAACCAGCAAATACAACAATTGCAACTCTCTATTACTAGTCAATCAGAAGAGAATACGAGTCAAAAAGACAGTTATGTTTTTAATGCTGACACTGAAAAAGAAACCGAACCAACACAAGCAAAAAAAGGTTTTTTCAGTCGTCTATTTAACAAAGAGGAATAG